The DNA sequence GCCGATCTGCGATTCCCGCCCTACGCAACCGGCCGCGGTATTTTCTCAGTAATACTGCTGAGCCAGCGGTTAGAGTATGGGTATCCGGTTGAGATAAATTATTTTAGTGAAATTTATATTCGTTTTATCAACACTCAAATGACGACGGAGTAATGGAATAACGGTTATGCCAGTAGCAACGCGCTTCGGGGGAATTTTCATTTCTGCCCTATGTCACTGTCTTATCCTGCTCATTCCCATATCTCTGGCTACCAAGGTTTCCAAAACGTTTCCGCCGGTTGAATTTATCATGACTATGGCGGAAAAGCCGATGGCCAGTGAACCGCCCCCCCGGACGGTGGAGCCGCCTAAACCGGAACCGGTGCGGCCCAAGCCAAAGATAAGACCGCAGCCCCGACCGAAGCCGGTAGTTACGGAGCCGGTGGAAACCAAAACTTTTATACCTCAACCAATAACCGCCGCTCAACCATCACCTCCCATTTCCCCCCGGCGGACGGTAACTCGGGGGACCGGGGCCCCTACCGGCCCCCTGGTTACCGATTTCGGCAGCGCCACCGGCCCGGCCTTCCTGCGCCGGGTGATGCCGGTTTATCCAGAGATGGCCCGCCGTTTGGGAAAAGAGGGACGCGTGGTACTGCGGTTGTCAATCGATGCGCGGGGCAATCTTCGGGGAGTGGAGGTAATCCAGGGGGCCGGCTTCGGTTTTGAGGAGTCGGCTATGAGAGCCGTCAAACAATCCTCCTTCCGGCCAGCTATGGTCCAGGGGGAACCGAGGGATAGCATTGCCCGGCTGCCGATCAAGTTTATCCTCAGGAATTGATGACCAAGATCGGGCAGATACGCCGGCAATACTACGTGTTGCTCGAAATGCCTAACAGCGGCAATTGTCTTTACGTCATTAACGGCCTGAGTGGTAATAACGGCGTTATAATAGTCAAACAAGCCTTAGCATTAAGGCTGAAACTGGAAAACTGCAGGAGGTGCTTTAACATGTGTGAAGCCACCGCATACATTCTTAGAAACGGCCAGGAGGAACTGCTGCTGCCGGATGTAGACCTTATCGAACCGGAAGAGGACGGTCTACTACGGTTAATCAGCATCTTCGGAGAACAGAGAGTGGTAAAGGCGGACTTCCTGAGGCTGAATCTGGCAGATCATAAGGTAATCCTCAAGGAAACCTAAAAAGGCGAAAAGATAATAAAGATCAGGGCAGGGGCTGACCTTGGCGGGGAGACCCTGCCCTGATGGGGAATTGGCCTGAGGAGGGGTTGCACACCCGCGTCTGTACCAACGCCCCTATTGTTATTTTACGGATAGAAAGGGGTGAGGGCAAGAGAAAAATAGGGGGAGGAAAAAAGGTGAAATTCATTCGGAGAGGCACGATTTTGCTGTTGTCGGTTCTCATTTTGCCGTCACTGCTTTATGCCCAGGAGCAGCAAAAAGAGCAGGTCATCTATGACCACGATCGGATAAAGGACGAGATGTCAAGACGCTGGGATCCAGAAAAATATGATAAATATCCAGGACATATCGTGCAACAAGGAGAAGAAGCCGCAGCCTGGCAGGAGCTTTTTGGCAAACTAATTACCGGCAAAGGTCTAAGAATATTGGATGCCGGCTGCGGCACCGGTGAAATCAGCTTCCTGCTGGCCGGCATGGGACACGAGGTCTACGGTATCGACATTTCTCCCAGAATGGTGGATAGAGCCAAGGAGAAAGCCGAAACCAAGACCGAGAGTGACATTGGCCGCCGTGTCCATTTCCAATTGGGGGACGCCGAAAAACCGCCTTTTGAAGAAGGGTTTTTCGACGTTGTAGTTTGCAAACACGTACTGTGGGCACTCCCCTCACCCCAGACGGCCTTAGACAGTTGGACGAGGGTTATCAAAGAAAACGGCAAGGTCATTGTAATCGACGCCCTCTGGGACGACGGGAGTCTGGTGACAAGCCTGAGAAGAAAGGTGGGAAGGTGGCTGATGTACGTCTTCGAGAAAAGAGATCTTTCCAGTAGTCATTATTCTCCTGCCTTGCAAGCCTCGTTGCCGCATGCCAAAGGCGTCCCCCTGGGAAAGGCCAAAACCTATTTGGAACAGGCGGGACTGTGTGATATCCAGGACGTGGATTTGAACTATTTAAGCGATATACAGAAGAAAGACATGCCGTTCTGGTACCGGATCAGCCGCAACTGGGACTACTACGCCGTCTGCGGCCAAAAGCCGTTAGAAAAATAGTAACACATTTAGTTAAATGAAATTAAGCCTGAATTATTCAGAAAATACAGTGGTCAGTGACCAGTTGCCAGTGGCCAGTTGCGTAGGGCGCGAATCGCAGATCGGCGTAAGCCAAAGCGAAGCGCATCACGCCTTCTGGGATGCTCCGACACCCATTTTCATGGTTCGGGGGGGTGACCCGCGGGTAATGGCAATCATCAAAAGATTGAGGTTCCTAAATGTAGGATGGGCAACGCCTACCATTTCTTGATCTGTTCTCTCAAGTAGCTGAAGTATTACGAACAATAACTCTTGGTGCCCAGGCTTTCTAATCTGTGATGGAGCAGTACTATTAAAGAGAAGAAGGCGAAAGACCCAAGCGATAACTTGATAATGAGTACAAATAAGATCAATGCAGGGCAGGGGCTGACCTTGGCGGGGAGACCCTGCCCTGATGGGGAATTGGCCTGAGGAGGGGTTGCACACCCGCGTCTGTACCAACGCCCCTATTGTTATTTTACGGATAGAAAGGGGTGAGGGCAAGAGAAAAATAGGGGGAGGAAAAAAGGTGAAATTCATTCGGAGAGGCACGATCTTGCTATTGTCGGTTCTCATCCTGCCGGCACTGCTTTATGCCCAGGAAAAGTTTCAGGAGCAGACAATCGATGAAATAGTGGTGGAAAGTGAACGCCTGGTGAAGGAGCAGGGCAAGGTAACCATTAGGTCCGAAGGTCTGCCAGCGGAGGTGAATATAATCACCAGGGATGATCTTGAACATACGCCCTATACGGGAGATTATCTCGATATGTTGCGAAACGTGCCGGGAGTAAATATCGCAAAATACACCGGCGGCAATTACGGCGATGGAATTTCTATGCGTGGGTTTACTGGCGGCGCCCATGGGGCGAATACTGCCTTTTTCGTGGACGGTATGCCCATGAATGTCATGGCCTATGTCCATGGAATGCAAGATATTGCCTGGCTGGTGCCGGAAATGATCGAACGCATCGAGGTCATCAAAGGGCCGTTCTCGGCGCTCTATGGCGATTTTGGCTTAGGCGGGGTCATCAATATCATCACCAAAAAATCAGAAAGTGGTCCCACTGTTGGGTTATATGGAGGGACTTGGGGAACTGGTCAGGGAATCGGAGTCTTTAGCGATCCGTCTTACAAAGTAACTCCTTTTTTGGTATGGGAGGGCTATACCCGACAGGGATATCGGGACAATAATGATTTCGAGCGGGGGCAGTTTTTTAACAAATTCACTACCCCTTTGGGGGAAGGGTA is a window from the Desulfobacca acetoxidans DSM 11109 genome containing:
- a CDS encoding CooT family nickel-binding protein, which produces MCEATAYILRNGQEELLLPDVDLIEPEEDGLLRLISIFGEQRVVKADFLRLNLADHKVILKET
- a CDS encoding class I SAM-dependent methyltransferase; the encoded protein is MGNWPEEGLHTRVCTNAPIVILRIERGEGKRKIGGGKKVKFIRRGTILLLSVLILPSLLYAQEQQKEQVIYDHDRIKDEMSRRWDPEKYDKYPGHIVQQGEEAAAWQELFGKLITGKGLRILDAGCGTGEISFLLAGMGHEVYGIDISPRMVDRAKEKAETKTESDIGRRVHFQLGDAEKPPFEEGFFDVVVCKHVLWALPSPQTALDSWTRVIKENGKVIVIDALWDDGSLVTSLRRKVGRWLMYVFEKRDLSSSHYSPALQASLPHAKGVPLGKAKTYLEQAGLCDIQDVDLNYLSDIQKKDMPFWYRISRNWDYYAVCGQKPLEK
- a CDS encoding energy transducer TonB; protein product: MPVATRFGGIFISALCHCLILLIPISLATKVSKTFPPVEFIMTMAEKPMASEPPPRTVEPPKPEPVRPKPKIRPQPRPKPVVTEPVETKTFIPQPITAAQPSPPISPRRTVTRGTGAPTGPLVTDFGSATGPAFLRRVMPVYPEMARRLGKEGRVVLRLSIDARGNLRGVEVIQGAGFGFEESAMRAVKQSSFRPAMVQGEPRDSIARLPIKFILRN